DNA sequence from the Streptomyces canus genome:
CGCTCCCATCCGGCTGGTCACCCGCAGCGGCAGAAGCCGCAGCCCCACGCCGAGCACACTCCAGGGCCAGGCCGGCACACAGGCCCTGGCCGGCTCGCGCTCGATGGCGGCGGCCAGCCGGCGGCAGCCGGTCTCTGTGTCGACCACCAACCTCCGCTGGCCCTCATGGGTGTTGGACTCAGATCGGATGTATCCGGGCAGCATGGTGCTGACCTTCACCTGGGTTCCCATCACATCCGCGCGGATGCCCTCGGCCAGCGTCAGCACCCCGGCCTTGCCTGCCGCGTACGCGGTGAGCGCGCCGGGGAAGCCCTTCAGCGCACTCATGGAGGAGATCACCACCAGATGGCCCGAATGCTGCTCCCGGAACACCTCCATGGCCGCCTCGCACTGGGCGAGGGCGGCGGTGAAATTGGTGTTCACCGCGCGAAGGTTTCGCTCGAAGCCACCCGTGCCCACCGGACTTCCCTCGCCCGTACCGGCGTTGACGACCACCCGGTCCAGCGAGCCGAGCTCCGCGCGGAAAGAGTGGAACACCTCGAACACCGCTGCGTGGTCGGTCACATCGAGCTCGCGCACGGCCACGGTGATCGAGGGATGCGCCGCGAGCAGCTCCTCTCGCAGCTCCTTCAGCCGGTCGCCGCGCCGCGCACACAGCGCGAGACGGCGGCCGCGCCGGGCGAACTCCCAGGCCATACCGCGACCGAGACCGCCGCTCGCGCCCGTGATCAGGATGTTCTTCCGCATGCCCCACTCCCTCTTCCGACTTCCGGCTCCTCGGCGTGCCAAGGCCGCGCGACAAGGCCTACTCGACCAGCCGGATCGCCGACGTCGGGCAGCCCGAGACGGCGCTCCGGACGACTGCTTGCCGCTCGGCGGACGGCTGGGGGCGGAGCACTTGGACCACGCCGTCCTCCTCGCTCTGGTCGAAGGTCTCGGGATCGGTCAGCACACACATGCCGCTGCCGCAGCACAGCTCGCGGTCAACCTCGATACGCATGACGCTCCTTCGCTGGGCCGGGCCCGATGGTCACCACTCCACCGGGACTTCCTCGAATCCGACGACGATCAGCCCCTGCTTGACCCGGAGCTCCCGGCGGTCGATCGCCAGCCGCAGCGTGGGCAGCCGACGCGCCAACGTGCCGAGCACCACTTGCAGTTCGGCCCTGGCCAGCGGTTGGCCGAGG
Encoded proteins:
- a CDS encoding ferredoxin, whose translation is MRIEVDRELCCGSGMCVLTDPETFDQSEEDGVVQVLRPQPSAERQAVVRSAVSGCPTSAIRLVE
- a CDS encoding SDR family oxidoreductase, with amino-acid sequence MRKNILITGASGGLGRGMAWEFARRGRRLALCARRGDRLKELREELLAAHPSITVAVRELDVTDHAAVFEVFHSFRAELGSLDRVVVNAGTGEGSPVGTGGFERNLRAVNTNFTAALAQCEAAMEVFREQHSGHLVVISSMSALKGFPGALTAYAAGKAGVLTLAEGIRADVMGTQVKVSTMLPGYIRSESNTHEGQRRLVVDTETGCRRLAAAIEREPARACVPAWPWSVLGVGLRLLPLRVTSRMGAVARRAEGPRPRTAAADHAG